One Clupea harengus chromosome 11, Ch_v2.0.2, whole genome shotgun sequence DNA window includes the following coding sequences:
- the atn1 gene encoding atrophin-1 isoform X1: protein MATNNSSTTNGGTLNNNTNSTHLQSLSPQNPPKVQLSHGTPGGPPMTNPVGSDGPPDAPIGSLQPPVIKEEPIEEREEIESPIPVLRSPSPEPKLVDIPIHASQSARFHRVLDRGNGNSCARSDVLFVPLDGSKLWKKRNEAIERARREVEQRARDLREKERERERERERERDLERQLQQKDNPSTTPGPLGAGGPRPGASLFFPNSSSILLDPATSSASVVNPAHQVSHAHAQHHHHAHHPTHVHSLHHSHPLHPSLSHSIPHSLLLPSMGGQVVGGPQAALGLGLGGPYLGPDTPALRTLSEYARPHAMSPLGAAARAQQGHHPHLHPHVHPHAHAHAHAHPHVHPSFFLPQFQNPALAHPHHLPTDAATAAAILGFLYGGSLEGGQGMAAHGHPGVGPGGMGAAGLGGMGFPHAMAHRDRMKPGFEFKSEERVYPAGAITEAALSLSHAHTHSHTHPLLLGAGASAGGSTSDVSLYGTPPPSAPPSQSLPNTPLTTPAARHPNPTPQSITAPPSASLIPPTLPTQPPPAASQAPPTPTAPPQSAQAPPIGSVLHHHSPHPSFSNVNPAHPAPVPAPQSASSDSYSSSQSRSPLSERACSVERERERERSVPAERERERERERGAVAAGGGGGGGGVGGGGVAAGGAAAGGGAGAGGATTGAGATAGAGAGETLGRLPMLNVTPHHHQHSHIHSHLHLHQQDTAAGGVHPLMDPLASGSPLARLPYPGATLGPPILAHPLTDSEVLRQQLFGKQRGPFRELPQSSSLGGSMSAAHQLQAMQQAQSAELHIQRMALEQQWIHHHHHHSLAQDEYYSHLKKESDKTL from the exons ATGGcaacaaacaacagcagtaccACCAATGGTGGTACCCTGAACAACAATACTAATAGCACACACTTGCAGTCCCTCTCTCCACAAAATCCCCCTAAGGTCCAGCTTTCACACGGTACCCCTGGTGGTCCCCCTATGACCAACCCCGTTGGTTCAGATGGTCCGCCTGATGCCCCGATTGGCTCCTTACAGCCGCCAGTCATAAAGGAAGAACCAatcgaagagagagaggagatagaaagCCCGATCCCCGTCCTGAGAAGTCCCTCCCCCGAGCCGAAGCTTGTCGACATTCCAATCCatgccagccaatcagctcG GTTCCACAGGGTACTAGACCGAGGCAATGGGAACTCCTGTGCCCGCAGCGATGTTCTCTTTGTTCCGTTGGACGGTTCCAAGCTGTGGAAGAAACGGAACGAGGCGATCGAGCGAGCCAGAAGAGAGGTGGAGCAGCGGGCCAGAGacctgagggagaaagagagggagcgagagagggagagggagagagagagagacctggagAGACAACTACAG caGAAGGATAATCCCAGTACCACACCTGGGCCACTAGGGGCAGGAGGGCCTCGCCCCGGTGCCTCCCTCTTCTTCCCCAATTCCTCCTCGATCCTGCTAGACCCCGCCACTTCCTCCGCCTCTGTGGTCAACCCCGCCCACCAGGTCTcccacgcccacgcccagcaccaccaccatgcCCACCACCCGACTCACGTtcactctctccaccactcccatcctctccacccctccctctctcacagcaTCCCTCACTCCCTGCTCCTGCCTTCCATGGGGGGGCAGGTGGTGGGGGGCCCACAGGCAGCCCTGGGGCTGGGCCTGGGGGGGCCTTACCTGGGCCCTGACACGCCTGCTCTGCGCACGCTGAGTGAGTACGCCCGTCCCCACGCCATGTCCCCTCTTGGGGCCGCCGCACGGGCACAGCAAGGCCACCACCCGCACCTCCACCCGCACGTACAcccccacgcacacgcacacgcacacgcacacccccacGTCCACCCCTCCTTCTTCCTGCCCCAGTTCCAGAACCCGGCGCTCGCGCACCCGCACCACCTGCCCACCGACGCAGCCACCGCGGCGGCCATCTTGGGCTTCCTGTACGGGGGGAGTTtagagggggggcaggggatgGCGGCGCATGGGCATCCAGGGGTAGGGCCGGGGGGGATGGGGGCTGCAGGGTTGGGGGGCATGGGGTTTCCTCACGCCATGGCCCACCGGGACCGCATGAAGCCCGGTTTTGAGTTCAAGAGCGAGGAGCGTGTGTATCCAGCGGGGGCGATCACGGAGGCCGCGCTGTCTCTgtcccacgcgcacacacacagccacacacaccctctgctgCTGGGAGCGGGGGCTTCGGCGGGCGGGTCGACGAGTGATGTGTCGCTCTATGGCACCCCTCCTCCATCTGCACCCCCCTCCCAGAGCCTCCCAAACACCCCCCTCACCACACCAGCTGCCCGTCACCCAAACCCCACCCCCCAGTCCATCACAGCTCCACCCTCTGCCTCTCTAATCCCACCCACTCTCCCTACCCAGCCCCCGCCAGCAGCGTCACaagcccctcccacccccacagcCCCACCCCAATCTGCCCAAGCCCCTCCCATTGGCTCAGTTCTGCACCACCACTCTCCTCACCCGTCCTTCTCAAACGTTAACCCCGCCCACCCCGCACCTGTGCCCGCCCCTCAGTCCGCCTCCTCCGACAGTTACTCCTCCTCCCAGAGCCGCTCCCCCCTGAGTGAGAGAGCGTGcagcgtagagagagagagggagagggagcgtagtgtgccagcagagagagagagagaaagggagcgggagagaggagcagtggctgcaggaggaggaggaggaggtggtggtgtaggaggaggaggagttgcagctggaggagcagcagcaggaggaggtgcaggagcaggaggcgCAACAACGGGGGCAGGAGcaacagcaggagcaggagcaggagagacacTCGGCCGTCTGCCGATGCTGAACGTGACGCCACATCATCACCAGCACTCCCACATCCACTCCCATCTACACCTGCACCAGCAAGATACAG CAGCGGGAGGGGTGCACCCCCTGATGGACCCGCTGGCGTCCGGCTCCCCCCTCGCCCGCCTGCCCTACCCCGGGGCCACCCTGGGGCCCCCCATCCTGGCGCACCCCCTCACTGACAGCGAGGTGCTACGCCAACAGCTCTTCGGTAAGCAAA gaggtcCCTTCAGAGAGCTGCCCCAGTCCTCGTCTCTGGGTGGGTCCATGTCGGCGGCTCACCAGCTGCAGGCCATGCAGCAGGCCCAGAGCGCTGAGCTGCACATCCAGCGGATGGCGCTAGAGCAGCAGTggatccaccaccaccaccaccacagcctggCACAGGACGAGTACTACAG
- the atn1 gene encoding atrophin-1 isoform X2 encodes MATNNSSTTNGGTLNNNTNSTHLQSLSPQNPPKVQLSHGTPGGPPMTNPVGSDGPPDAPIGSLQPPVIKEEPIEEREEIESPIPVLRSPSPEPKLVDIPIHASQSARFHRVLDRGNGNSCARSDVLFVPLDGSKLWKKRNEAIERARREVEQRARDLREKERERERERERERDLERQLQQKDNPSTTPGPLGAGGPRPGASLFFPNSSSILLDPATSSASVVNPAHQVSHAHAQHHHHAHHPTHVHSLHHSHPLHPSLSHSIPHSLLLPSMGGQVVGGPQAALGLGLGGPYLGPDTPALRTLSEYARPHAMSPLGAAARAQQGHHPHLHPHVHPHAHAHAHAHPHVHPSFFLPQFQNPALAHPHHLPTDAATAAAILGFLYGGSLEGGQGMAAHGHPGVGPGGMGAAGLGGMGFPHAMAHRDRMKPGFEFKSEERVYPAGAITEAALSLSHAHTHSHTHPLLLGAGASAGGSTSDVSLYGTPPPSAPPSQSLPNTPLTTPAARHPNPTPQSITAPPSASLIPPTLPTQPPPAASQAPPTPTAPPQSAQAPPIGSVLHHHSPHPSFSNVNPAHPAPVPAPQSASSDSYSSSQSRSPLSERACSVERERERERSVPAERERERERERGAVAAGGGGGGGGVGGGGVAAGGAAAGGGAGAGGATTGAGATAGAGAGETLGRLPMLNVTPHHHQHSHIHSHLHLHQQDTAAGGVHPLMDPLASGSPLARLPYPGATLGPPILAHPLTDSEVLRQQLFGGPFRELPQSSSLGGSMSAAHQLQAMQQAQSAELHIQRMALEQQWIHHHHHHSLAQDEYYSHLKKESDKTL; translated from the exons ATGGcaacaaacaacagcagtaccACCAATGGTGGTACCCTGAACAACAATACTAATAGCACACACTTGCAGTCCCTCTCTCCACAAAATCCCCCTAAGGTCCAGCTTTCACACGGTACCCCTGGTGGTCCCCCTATGACCAACCCCGTTGGTTCAGATGGTCCGCCTGATGCCCCGATTGGCTCCTTACAGCCGCCAGTCATAAAGGAAGAACCAatcgaagagagagaggagatagaaagCCCGATCCCCGTCCTGAGAAGTCCCTCCCCCGAGCCGAAGCTTGTCGACATTCCAATCCatgccagccaatcagctcG GTTCCACAGGGTACTAGACCGAGGCAATGGGAACTCCTGTGCCCGCAGCGATGTTCTCTTTGTTCCGTTGGACGGTTCCAAGCTGTGGAAGAAACGGAACGAGGCGATCGAGCGAGCCAGAAGAGAGGTGGAGCAGCGGGCCAGAGacctgagggagaaagagagggagcgagagagggagagggagagagagagagacctggagAGACAACTACAG caGAAGGATAATCCCAGTACCACACCTGGGCCACTAGGGGCAGGAGGGCCTCGCCCCGGTGCCTCCCTCTTCTTCCCCAATTCCTCCTCGATCCTGCTAGACCCCGCCACTTCCTCCGCCTCTGTGGTCAACCCCGCCCACCAGGTCTcccacgcccacgcccagcaccaccaccatgcCCACCACCCGACTCACGTtcactctctccaccactcccatcctctccacccctccctctctcacagcaTCCCTCACTCCCTGCTCCTGCCTTCCATGGGGGGGCAGGTGGTGGGGGGCCCACAGGCAGCCCTGGGGCTGGGCCTGGGGGGGCCTTACCTGGGCCCTGACACGCCTGCTCTGCGCACGCTGAGTGAGTACGCCCGTCCCCACGCCATGTCCCCTCTTGGGGCCGCCGCACGGGCACAGCAAGGCCACCACCCGCACCTCCACCCGCACGTACAcccccacgcacacgcacacgcacacgcacacccccacGTCCACCCCTCCTTCTTCCTGCCCCAGTTCCAGAACCCGGCGCTCGCGCACCCGCACCACCTGCCCACCGACGCAGCCACCGCGGCGGCCATCTTGGGCTTCCTGTACGGGGGGAGTTtagagggggggcaggggatgGCGGCGCATGGGCATCCAGGGGTAGGGCCGGGGGGGATGGGGGCTGCAGGGTTGGGGGGCATGGGGTTTCCTCACGCCATGGCCCACCGGGACCGCATGAAGCCCGGTTTTGAGTTCAAGAGCGAGGAGCGTGTGTATCCAGCGGGGGCGATCACGGAGGCCGCGCTGTCTCTgtcccacgcgcacacacacagccacacacaccctctgctgCTGGGAGCGGGGGCTTCGGCGGGCGGGTCGACGAGTGATGTGTCGCTCTATGGCACCCCTCCTCCATCTGCACCCCCCTCCCAGAGCCTCCCAAACACCCCCCTCACCACACCAGCTGCCCGTCACCCAAACCCCACCCCCCAGTCCATCACAGCTCCACCCTCTGCCTCTCTAATCCCACCCACTCTCCCTACCCAGCCCCCGCCAGCAGCGTCACaagcccctcccacccccacagcCCCACCCCAATCTGCCCAAGCCCCTCCCATTGGCTCAGTTCTGCACCACCACTCTCCTCACCCGTCCTTCTCAAACGTTAACCCCGCCCACCCCGCACCTGTGCCCGCCCCTCAGTCCGCCTCCTCCGACAGTTACTCCTCCTCCCAGAGCCGCTCCCCCCTGAGTGAGAGAGCGTGcagcgtagagagagagagggagagggagcgtagtgtgccagcagagagagagagagaaagggagcgggagagaggagcagtggctgcaggaggaggaggaggaggtggtggtgtaggaggaggaggagttgcagctggaggagcagcagcaggaggaggtgcaggagcaggaggcgCAACAACGGGGGCAGGAGcaacagcaggagcaggagcaggagagacacTCGGCCGTCTGCCGATGCTGAACGTGACGCCACATCATCACCAGCACTCCCACATCCACTCCCATCTACACCTGCACCAGCAAGATACAG CAGCGGGAGGGGTGCACCCCCTGATGGACCCGCTGGCGTCCGGCTCCCCCCTCGCCCGCCTGCCCTACCCCGGGGCCACCCTGGGGCCCCCCATCCTGGCGCACCCCCTCACTGACAGCGAGGTGCTACGCCAACAGCTCTTCG gaggtcCCTTCAGAGAGCTGCCCCAGTCCTCGTCTCTGGGTGGGTCCATGTCGGCGGCTCACCAGCTGCAGGCCATGCAGCAGGCCCAGAGCGCTGAGCTGCACATCCAGCGGATGGCGCTAGAGCAGCAGTggatccaccaccaccaccaccacagcctggCACAGGACGAGTACTACAG